One window of Catharus ustulatus isolate bCatUst1 chromosome 3, bCatUst1.pri.v2, whole genome shotgun sequence genomic DNA carries:
- the CITED2 gene encoding cbp/p300-interacting transactivator 2, translating to MADHMMAMNHGRFPDGSGGLHHHPAHRMGMGQFPTPHHHHQQQQPPQQHAFSALMGDHIHYGAGSMNASSGVRHAMGPGGVSGGHPAGSMPPPARFSGSQFMAPPVASPGGQLSASMQLQKLNNQYFSHHPYPHSHYMPDLHPGSHQLNGGSQQHFRDCNPKHGGGGSGLPPAVPHVPAAMLPPNVIDTDFIDEEVLMSLVIEMGLDRIKELPELWLGQNEFDFMTDFVCKQQPSRVSC from the coding sequence ATGGCAGACCACATGATGGCCATGAACCACGGGCGATTCCCCGACGGATCCGGCGGGCTCCACCACCACCCTGCGCATCGGATGGGCATGGGGCAGTTTCCCACCCCccatcaccaccaccagcagcagcagccgccgcaGCAGCACGCCTTCAGCGCCCTGATGGGCGACCATATACATTACGGAGCTGGGAGTATGAACGCGAGCAGCGGGGTGAGGCACGCCATGGGGCCGGGCGGCGTGAGCGGAGGGCACCCGGCGGGCAGCatgccgccccccgcccgcttCAGCGGCTCCCAGTTCATGGCCCCCCCCGTCGCCAGCCCGGGAGGGCAGCTGAGCGCCAGCATGCAGCTCCAGAAGCTGAACAACCAGTACTTCAGCCACCACCCCTACCCCCACAGCCACTACATGCCGGACTTGCACCCCGGTAGCCACCAGCTGAACGGCGGCAGCCAGCAGCATTTCAGGGACTGCAACCCCAagcacggcggcggcggcagcggcttGCCTCCCGCCGTCCCCCACGTCCCCGCGGCAATGCTGCCGCCCAATGTCATAGACACGGACTTCATCGACGAGGAGGTCCTCATGTCCTTAGTCATCGAAATGGGGCTGGATCGCATCAAGGAGCTTCCCGAGCTGTGGTTGGGACAGAACGAGTTTGACTTCATGACAGACTTCGTTTGCAaacagcagcccagcagggtgagctgctga